One Triticum dicoccoides isolate Atlit2015 ecotype Zavitan chromosome 4B, WEW_v2.0, whole genome shotgun sequence genomic window carries:
- the LOC119291279 gene encoding metal transporter Nramp2, whose protein sequence is MASRDLAESLLPGGGASASASASSSHDEYEERAYDSDDKVSISISDSEPDDDGDPGAPRGRPAFSWRKLWRFTGPGFLMCIGFLDPGNLEGDLQAGAAAGYQLLWLLLWATVMGALVQLLSARLGVVTGKHLAELCREEYPPWATRALWVMTELALVGADIQEVIGSAIAIKILSGGIVPLWGGVVITAFDCFIFLFLENYGVRKLEAFFGVLIATMAISFAIMFGETKPSGKELLIGLVVPKLSSKTIKQAVGIVGCIIMPHNVFLHSALVQSRKIDTKKKSRVQEAVYYYNIESILALIVSFFINICVTTVFAKGFYGSDKADNIGLENAGQYLQEKYGTVLFPVLYIWAIGLLASGQSSTITGTYAGQFVMGGFLNLRLKKWLRAVITRSFAIIPTMIVALFFDTEDPTMDVLNESLNVLQSIQIPFALIPLITLVSSEQLMGSFVVGPITKVISWIVTIFLMLINGYLILSFYTNEVRGAVVRSSLCVVLAVYLAFIIYLILRNTTLYSRLRSSVSKST, encoded by the exons ATGGCGTCCCGCGACCTCGCCGAGAGCCTGCTCCCCGGCGggggcgcctccgcctccgcctccgcctcctcctcccacgACGAGTACGAGGAGCGCGCGTACGACTCGGACGACAaggtctccatctccatctccgactCGGAGCCCGACGACGACGGCGACCCCGGCGCACCGCGCGGGCGCCCGGCCTTCTCCTGGCGGAAGCTCTGGCGCTTCACGGGGCCGGGCTTCCTCATGTGCATCGGCTTCCTCGACCCGGGCAACCTCGAGGGGGACCTGCAGGCGGGCGCCGCCGCCGGGTACCAGCTCCTCTGGCTGCTGCTCTGGGCCACGGTCATGGGCGCGCTCGTGCAGCTGCTCTCCGCGCGCCTCGGGGTCGTCACCGGGAAGCACCTCGCCGAGCTCTGCCGCGAGGAGTACCCGCCCTGGGCCACGCGCGCGCTTTGGGTCATGACGGAGCTCGCGCTCGTCGGCGCTGACATTCAGGAGGTCATCGGCAGCGCGATTGCCATCAAGATCCTCTCCGGGGGCATCGTGCCGCTCTGGGGCGGCGTCGTCATCACCGCCTTCGACTG CTTCATCTTTCTATTCCTGGAGAACTATGGTGTGAGAAAATTGGAGGCGTTTTTCGGCGTCTTGATTGCAACCATGGCTATATCATTTGCGATCATGTTTGGTGAAACAAAGCCTAGTGGAAAGGAGCTTCTGATCG GTTTGGTGGTTCCAAAGCTGAGCTCAAAGACCATCAAGCAGGCGGTTGGAATTGTGGGTTGCATCATTATGCCCCATAATGTTTTCTTGCACTCAGCGCTAGTGCAGTCCAGGAAGATTGACACAAAAAAGAAATCACGCGTTCAAGAAGCAGTGTACTATTACAACATTGAGTCGATTCTTGCTCTCATCGTCTCTTTCTTTATTAACATCTGCGTTACAACGGTATTCGCTAAAGGATTTTATGGATCCGATAAAGCTGATAACATAGGTCTTGAGAATGCTGGCCAGTACTTACAGGAGAAATATGGAACTGTCCTGTTTCCTGTCCTCTATATCTGGGCTATTGGGTTGTTAGCGTCTGGACAGAGCAGCACGATCACTGGCACATATGCAGGCCAATTCGTCATGGGAGGTTTCCTTAATCTTCGATTGAAGAAGTGGTTACGAGCAGTGATCACTCGAAGCTTTGCCATTATTCCGACTATGATTGTGGCTTTATTTTTTGACACTGAAGATCCTACCATGGACGTTCTGAATGAGTCGCTCAATGTTCTTCAGTCCATTCAGATTCCATTTGCACTAATTCCTCTCATCACCCTTGTTTCGAGTGAGCAGCTCATGGGGTCATTCGTGGTCGGTCCTATCACCAAA GTGATAAGTTGGATTGTCACAATCTTTCTGATGCTCATCAACGGATACCTCATACTGTCCTTCTACACCAATGAAGTGCGGGGCGCAGTCGTTCGTTCAAGCTTGTGCGTCGTGCTGGCTGTTTACCTCGCTTTCATCATCTACCTCATCctgaggaacaccacactgtattCCCGCCTTCGCTCATCAGTCTCAAAGAGCACATGA